The Branchiostoma lanceolatum isolate klBraLanc5 chromosome 10, klBraLanc5.hap2, whole genome shotgun sequence genome has a window encoding:
- the LOC136443754 gene encoding uncharacterized protein, with product MTAKRPDITWDVFQGSLPGDAPCWAVYDFDYKNKEGHDRSKVIMVKWCPDGGVKVKAKMVHSSSSDALIKKCKGITKPIQASDRGDLNFEEVREHILQTSQ from the exons ATGACAGCGAAGAGACCG GATATAACCTGGGATGTGTTCCAAGGCAGTCTTCCCGGTGACGCTCCATGCTGGGCTGTTTACGACTTTGACTACAAGAACAAGGAGGGTCATGATCGCAGCAAGGTCATCATGGTCAAGTG gTGTCCTGACGGTGGCGTGAAAGTCAAGGCAAAGATGGTACATTCCTCCAGCAGCGACGCCCTCATTAAGAAGTGCAAGGGCATCACCAAACCAATTCAAGCCAGCGACCGCGGCGACCTCAACTTCGAGGAAGTGAGGGAGCACATCCTACAGACAAGCCAGTAG
- the LOC136443146 gene encoding uncharacterized protein isoform X1, with product MASGIKVSSDVVTAFEDLKTHHKYKCVTFRVSDDETQIIVETKVQDMTWDEFQASLPGDQPRWAVYDFDYKNKEGHDRSKVIMVKWCPDGGVKVKAKMIHSSSSDALIKKCKGITKPIQASDRGDLNFDEVRDHILLTSQ from the exons ATG GCATCTGGAATCAAAGTTTCAAGTGATGTGGTGACGGCCTTCGAGGATTTGAAAACACATCACAAGTACAAGTGTGTGACCTTCAGGGTGTCAGATGACGAGACTCAGATCATCGTTGAGACCAAGGTCCAG GATATGACCTGGGATGAGTTCCAAGCCAGTCTTCCAGGTGATCAACCACGCTGGGCTGTTTACGACTTTGACTACAAGAACAAGGAGGGTCATGATCGCAGCAAGGTCATCATGGTCAAGTG GTGTCCTGACGGTGGCGTGAAAGTCAAGGCAAAGATGATACATTCCTCAAGCAGCGACGCCCTCATCAAGAAGTGCAAGGGCATCACCAAGCCAATTCAAGCCAGCGACCGCGGCGACCTCAACTTTGACGAAGTGAGGGACCACATCCTCCTGACAAGCCAGTAG
- the LOC136443146 gene encoding uncharacterized protein isoform X2 codes for MASGIKVSSDVVTAFEDLKTNHKYKCVTFRVSDDETEIIVETKVQDMTWDEFQASLPGDQPRWAVYDFDYKNKEGHDRSKVIMVKWCPDGGVKVKAKMIHSSSSDALIKKCKGITKPIQASDRGDLNFDEVRDHILLTSQ; via the exons ATG GCATCTGGGATCAAAGTTTCAAGTGATGTGGTGACGGCCTTCGAGGATTTGAAAACAAATCACAAGTACAAGTGCGTGACCTTCAGGGTGTCAGATGACGAGACTGAGATCATCGTTGAGACCAAGGTCCAG GATATGACCTGGGATGAGTTCCAAGCCAGTCTTCCAGGTGATCAACCACGCTGGGCTGTTTACGACTTTGACTACAAGAACAAGGAGGGTCATGATCGCAGCAAGGTCATCATGGTCAAGTG GTGTCCTGACGGTGGCGTGAAAGTCAAGGCAAAGATGATACATTCCTCAAGCAGCGACGCCCTCATCAAGAAGTGCAAGGGCATCACCAAGCCAATTCAAGCCAGCGACCGCGGCGACCTCAACTTTGACGAAGTGAGGGACCACATCCTCCTGACAAGCCAGTAG